A DNA window from Novosphingobium sp. RL4 contains the following coding sequences:
- a CDS encoding alpha/beta hydrolase, protein MSTPETNAPAPGLHRRELLKLTGAGIAAFGAASIIASSNAKAQTMTNEWDKTFPKSAKLDHQKVTFKNRYGITLAADMYLPKNPTAKLAAIVVSGPFGAVKEQSSGLYAQALAERGFATLAFDPSYTGESGGEPRNVASPDINTEDFSAAVDFIGLRPEIDRERIGVIGICGWGGMALSTAAIDKRIKAVVASTMYDMTRVMSKGYNDSVTPQQRTETLEQLSRQRWTDAEEGSPAYGPVSLELKGGEPLFVVEYAAYYKTKRGFHPRAINSNAAWSLTTPLSFMNLPILTYIAEISPRPILLIHGEKAHSRYFSETAFASAAEPKELMIIPGATHTDLYDQVDIIPFDKLTSFFQEHLGA, encoded by the coding sequence ATGAGTACCCCTGAGACGAATGCGCCAGCCCCCGGCCTTCATCGGCGTGAACTTCTGAAACTGACGGGTGCAGGCATCGCCGCATTCGGTGCGGCTTCAATCATCGCCTCCTCCAACGCAAAGGCTCAGACTATGACAAACGAATGGGACAAGACCTTCCCGAAAAGCGCCAAGCTTGACCACCAGAAGGTCACGTTCAAAAACCGCTACGGCATTACGCTCGCCGCCGATATGTATCTGCCGAAGAATCCAACCGCCAAACTGGCCGCAATCGTGGTCAGCGGCCCGTTCGGCGCCGTGAAGGAGCAATCCTCGGGCCTCTATGCGCAGGCCCTGGCGGAACGCGGGTTCGCAACGCTGGCGTTCGATCCCTCCTATACCGGCGAAAGTGGCGGCGAGCCGCGTAACGTCGCGTCCCCGGATATCAACACCGAGGATTTCAGCGCGGCCGTCGATTTCATCGGGCTGCGGCCGGAAATCGATCGCGAGCGGATCGGCGTCATCGGTATCTGCGGCTGGGGCGGTATGGCGCTCAGCACCGCGGCGATCGACAAGCGGATCAAGGCCGTCGTCGCCAGCACCATGTACGACATGACCCGTGTCATGTCGAAGGGCTATAACGACAGTGTGACCCCGCAGCAGCGCACGGAGACGCTTGAGCAACTGAGCCGCCAGCGCTGGACGGACGCCGAAGAGGGCAGCCCTGCTTATGGCCCCGTATCGTTGGAACTGAAGGGCGGTGAGCCGCTGTTCGTCGTGGAATATGCGGCTTATTACAAGACGAAGCGCGGGTTCCATCCCCGGGCCATCAACTCGAACGCGGCATGGTCTCTCACTACGCCCCTGTCGTTCATGAACCTGCCGATCCTCACTTATATTGCTGAAATCTCACCCCGGCCGATCCTGCTTATCCATGGCGAGAAGGCTCATTCCCGCTATTTCAGCGAGACGGCCTTTGCGTCAGCGGCTGAGCCCAAAGAACTGATGATCATTCCGGGTGCCACCCACACCGACCTCTACGACCAGGTAGACATCATACCGTTCGACAAGCTGACCAGCTTCTTCCAGGAGCATCTCGGCGCCTGA
- a CDS encoding helix-turn-helix domain-containing protein produces the protein MQDEMRRAFAMLSGKWKLEIMWLLHQRVHRFGELRKGIPGITQHMLTAQLRELEADGLVSRTVFAEVPPRVEYEMTTKARGLGPTMEALTAWWEEYGKTLPEKPAARGRKKSPNDRSGSA, from the coding sequence ATGCAGGACGAGATGCGCCGCGCCTTCGCGATGCTCTCGGGCAAATGGAAACTGGAGATCATGTGGCTGCTGCATCAGCGGGTGCATCGGTTCGGGGAGTTGCGAAAGGGCATCCCGGGCATCACGCAGCACATGCTCACCGCCCAGCTTCGCGAACTGGAGGCAGATGGCCTGGTCTCGCGCACCGTCTTCGCGGAAGTGCCGCCGCGCGTCGAATATGAGATGACGACCAAGGCGCGCGGGCTTGGCCCCACCATGGAGGCGCTGACGGCGTGGTGGGAAGAGTATGGAAAGACCTTGCCGGAAAAGCCTGCCGCACGAGGACGGAAGAAGTCGCCGAACGACAGGTCGGGGTCCGCTTAG
- a CDS encoding energy transducer TonB: protein MSLLVDAPERYRTNGGSRWLGLVGTAGLYGLVLVCLFATFRTMVEPPRASAALMVEQVPLASPEETPPKDKEAPRPVEKQEPAPPPPKVEPREPVAIALSPLQTPATVTPPKPSDPAPPRPETAAPETVPAPPAPQVSSNAADRWEGRVLARLNKYRRYPSGAHARRQQGVPYIRFTMDRDGRVLSTSLERSCGFPELDREALTLAKRAQPLPRPPEDKPGDTLELVVPVEFFIR, encoded by the coding sequence ATGTCCCTCCTCGTCGATGCGCCCGAGCGCTATCGCACGAACGGGGGCAGCCGCTGGCTGGGCCTTGTCGGCACTGCCGGCCTCTATGGACTGGTGCTCGTGTGCCTTTTCGCGACCTTCCGGACCATGGTCGAGCCCCCCAGGGCTTCGGCCGCGCTGATGGTCGAGCAAGTGCCGCTTGCCTCGCCCGAGGAAACCCCGCCCAAGGATAAGGAAGCGCCGCGGCCTGTCGAAAAGCAGGAGCCCGCGCCGCCACCGCCGAAGGTTGAACCGCGCGAACCCGTGGCGATCGCCCTGTCCCCGCTTCAGACTCCGGCTACGGTCACACCGCCAAAGCCCTCTGACCCGGCTCCCCCGCGGCCCGAAACTGCCGCGCCCGAGACCGTCCCGGCACCGCCCGCTCCCCAGGTCTCGAGCAATGCCGCAGATCGCTGGGAAGGACGGGTTCTTGCACGGCTCAACAAGTATCGGCGCTATCCCTCTGGAGCCCATGCCCGCCGTCAGCAGGGCGTTCCCTATATCCGTTTCACGATGGACCGGGACGGGCGTGTGCTGTCGACCAGCCTCGAGCGCTCCTGCGGTTTCCCTGAACTCGATCGCGAAGCGCTGACACTGGCGAAACGTGCCCAGCCATTGCCCCGGCCGCCGGAAGACAAACCCGGTGATACGCTGGAACTGGTCGTTCCGGTCGAATTCTTCATTCGTTGA
- a CDS encoding DoxX family protein encodes MLVLLYLTSAFFYATRKDWVRSALVELNYPAPYLLTFMIAVKIVGPVAILSRVSGALSDLAYAGIFYHLVLSGMAHLGVGKPKGAMPAAVALVLLAASFATQNAARDIPSPYAPAFGVHQSTHIERNS; translated from the coding sequence TTGCTTGTCCTGCTCTATCTCACGTCCGCTTTCTTCTACGCCACCAGGAAAGACTGGGTCAGGTCAGCCCTCGTCGAATTGAATTATCCGGCGCCCTATTTGCTGACTTTCATGATCGCGGTGAAGATCGTTGGACCTGTAGCGATCCTGTCCCGCGTTAGCGGGGCACTCAGCGACCTCGCCTATGCCGGCATCTTCTATCACCTCGTGCTCTCCGGGATGGCCCATCTCGGCGTGGGCAAGCCGAAGGGCGCCATGCCTGCGGCTGTGGCGCTGGTGCTTCTGGCCGCGTCGTTCGCCACGCAGAACGCCGCACGCGACATCCCATCGCCTTACGCGCCGGCTTTCGGCGTGCACCAGTCAACACATATCGAAAGGAATTCATAA
- a CDS encoding SDR family NAD(P)-dependent oxidoreductase: protein MGRLDGKVAIITGAGRGIGRATARLFAAEGAKVAVLSITPANVDAVVADIEAAGGTALGVPTDVSDPDQIRAAVDTVVAAWGRIDILVNNAFDPGVVMSPINDLSVEQLQRNFDTGPIASLRAMQACYPYLKASGEGRVINFGSPAATLGMSPYGPYNMAKEATRALTRTAAREWGPDNITVNNVLPVADTWGAAEANAPAPDSALARFGSPEEDIAPVVLFLASKDARFLTGYSLTPDGGMIIDTAR, encoded by the coding sequence ATGGGTCGTCTTGACGGAAAGGTCGCCATCATCACCGGCGCAGGCCGCGGTATCGGCCGCGCTACCGCCAGGCTATTCGCCGCAGAGGGCGCGAAAGTCGCGGTCCTCTCGATCACGCCCGCGAATGTCGATGCGGTCGTCGCGGACATCGAGGCCGCCGGTGGAACCGCACTGGGCGTGCCGACCGACGTCAGCGACCCGGATCAGATCAGGGCCGCAGTCGACACGGTGGTCGCCGCCTGGGGACGGATCGACATCCTCGTGAACAATGCCTTCGATCCCGGAGTGGTCATGTCGCCGATCAACGATCTTTCGGTCGAGCAGCTTCAACGCAACTTCGATACCGGCCCGATCGCCAGCCTGCGGGCGATGCAGGCCTGCTATCCCTATCTCAAGGCCAGCGGCGAAGGCCGGGTCATCAATTTCGGATCGCCCGCGGCCACGCTCGGGATGTCGCCCTATGGACCGTACAACATGGCCAAGGAAGCCACGCGGGCGCTCACGCGTACAGCGGCGCGCGAATGGGGGCCGGACAACATCACCGTCAACAATGTCCTGCCCGTGGCCGACACCTGGGGTGCGGCGGAAGCGAATGCGCCTGCGCCCGATAGCGCGCTTGCGCGGTTCGGTTCGCCTGAAGAGGACATTGCCCCGGTGGTGCTGTTCCTCGCCAGCAAGGATGCCCGGTTCCTGACCGGCTACAGCCTCACGCCCGACGGCGGAATGATCATCGATACTGCGCGCTAA
- a CDS encoding MFS transporter, translating into MVVATTSDARSRPVGAWGAVLSMALCVAMLIASEFMPVSLLTPMAEGLHASSGQTGQAISISGLFAVLSSMLITTAAGTVNRKSVLVAMTALMLISLILVAAAPNFAMLMIGRTLLGVCIGGFWALATAVIMRLVPEADVPRALALMYGGQAIAAAFAAPIGSYLGGIFGWRAVFWALTPIVAVNLFWHLVALPSLPASQPQDFRSMFGLLKRPHFLRGLIAAMLTWGSAFTMFTYLRPFLEQVTGVGLSALSILLLILGCAGFIGTWAAGRFLTGNVAPLLKLPALLMGGCTAGLLLLGHWVVAASIFLALWGVMNTAMSVIWMTWMSQNVDDAPEAAGSLMVAAIQASILLGAVVGGLLLDGLTIVATFTGSVILAGLALALIGSGQRLLKPARA; encoded by the coding sequence ATGGTGGTCGCGACCACATCCGATGCCCGGAGTAGGCCCGTCGGCGCCTGGGGTGCAGTACTGTCCATGGCGCTGTGCGTGGCGATGCTGATCGCTTCGGAATTCATGCCGGTCAGCTTGCTTACGCCGATGGCGGAAGGGCTTCACGCATCCAGCGGCCAGACCGGACAGGCCATTTCGATCAGCGGACTGTTTGCGGTGTTGTCCAGCATGCTCATCACCACTGCCGCCGGTACGGTAAACCGGAAATCGGTTCTGGTCGCGATGACCGCCCTGATGCTGATTTCGCTCATCCTGGTCGCGGCGGCGCCAAATTTCGCAATGCTCATGATCGGCCGCACCCTGCTCGGCGTCTGTATCGGAGGCTTCTGGGCATTGGCCACCGCCGTGATCATGCGCCTGGTGCCCGAGGCCGACGTGCCGCGCGCGCTGGCCCTGATGTACGGCGGACAGGCCATAGCCGCAGCCTTTGCCGCGCCGATCGGCAGCTATCTGGGCGGCATTTTCGGCTGGCGCGCGGTGTTCTGGGCGCTGACGCCCATCGTCGCGGTCAATCTCTTCTGGCATCTGGTAGCTCTGCCCTCGCTTCCCGCGAGCCAGCCCCAGGACTTCAGGTCGATGTTCGGCCTGCTCAAGCGGCCCCACTTCCTGCGCGGCCTGATTGCGGCGATGCTGACCTGGGGTTCGGCCTTCACGATGTTCACCTATCTTCGGCCTTTTCTGGAACAGGTGACGGGCGTGGGCCTCTCGGCCCTGTCGATCCTTTTGCTGATCCTGGGCTGTGCCGGGTTTATCGGCACCTGGGCGGCCGGGCGCTTCCTGACCGGCAATGTCGCCCCCCTCTTGAAGTTGCCGGCTCTCCTGATGGGCGGTTGCACGGCGGGACTGCTGCTGCTCGGCCACTGGGTAGTGGCTGCCAGCATCTTCCTTGCACTTTGGGGTGTCATGAACACCGCCATGTCGGTGATCTGGATGACATGGATGTCTCAGAATGTGGATGATGCGCCGGAAGCTGCAGGCAGCCTGATGGTCGCCGCGATCCAGGCCTCGATACTGCTCGGCGCGGTTGTCGGCGGCCTGCTACTGGACGGTCTGACGATCGTTGCGACTTTTACCGGCAGCGTGATTCTTGCCGGTCTCGCGCTTGCTCTCATCGGCAGCGGCCAGCGGCTGCTGAAGCCCGCCCGCGCGTAG
- a CDS encoding LysR family transcriptional regulator: MAKTDLNQLAWFQAVAEEHSFTRAAAKLGISQSTLSHAIRQLEERMGIRLLSRTTRSVATTIAGERLLQTIAPRIGEIEDEIAALMTFRDKPSGSIRLTLSDHALESVVWPKLKPVLSAYPDISVELILDSTFRNIVEEGFDAGVRLGEAVEKDMIAVRIGPDWRLVAVASPSYLDAHGAPEHPHELVGHVCINMRHESAGGLYAWEFEKDGQALRVRVSGQVTFNNSYAMIDAAVSGYGIAYVPENIVEQHVASGALVQILDDWSPLFDGYFLYYPSRRQNLPAFKIVVDALRI; the protein is encoded by the coding sequence GTGGCCAAGACCGACCTCAACCAACTTGCCTGGTTTCAGGCCGTCGCCGAAGAACACAGCTTCACGCGGGCAGCGGCGAAACTGGGCATTTCACAATCGACGCTGAGCCATGCGATCAGGCAGCTCGAAGAGCGTATGGGGATAAGGCTGCTGTCGCGTACGACGCGCAGTGTCGCGACAACCATCGCCGGAGAGCGGCTGCTCCAGACCATCGCCCCGCGAATTGGCGAGATCGAGGATGAGATCGCCGCGTTGATGACGTTCCGGGACAAGCCGTCCGGCTCGATCCGGCTAACCCTGTCCGACCATGCGCTGGAGAGCGTCGTCTGGCCGAAGCTCAAACCGGTTCTCAGCGCCTATCCCGACATCAGCGTCGAACTGATCCTCGACAGCACTTTCCGCAACATCGTCGAAGAGGGTTTCGATGCAGGCGTCCGGCTTGGAGAGGCGGTTGAAAAGGACATGATCGCCGTCCGCATCGGTCCGGACTGGCGTCTGGTTGCGGTGGCGTCACCCTCTTATCTTGACGCGCATGGTGCACCGGAACATCCGCACGAACTTGTGGGGCATGTCTGCATCAATATGCGGCATGAAAGCGCCGGGGGGCTTTATGCCTGGGAATTCGAAAAAGACGGTCAGGCGCTACGCGTCAGGGTGAGCGGGCAAGTGACCTTCAACAATTCCTACGCGATGATCGACGCGGCGGTAAGCGGCTACGGCATCGCCTACGTCCCGGAGAACATCGTGGAGCAGCATGTCGCGTCAGGCGCGCTGGTTCAGATCCTGGACGATTGGTCGCCCCTGTTCGACGGTTACTTCCTCTACTATCCGAGCCGGCGTCAGAACCTGCCCGCATTCAAGATCGTCGTCGATGCCTTACGAATATAA
- a CDS encoding GFA family protein: protein MTAPYPGRCACGAVTLEVTGEPIGTRQCWCRQCQQIASGGPTNNAIFKVEDVAIEGELAHSAWTAASGNTLAFHFCPKCGTQVYAQSSARPHLATVRLGALDAGHGLHPETVIWTEDAPEWASFDKALESWPRQPPAPASPAPTGS from the coding sequence ATGACCGCCCCCTATCCCGGCCGCTGCGCATGTGGCGCCGTCACGCTCGAAGTAACAGGCGAACCGATCGGCACGCGCCAGTGCTGGTGCCGCCAGTGCCAGCAGATCGCCTCCGGTGGGCCGACCAACAACGCCATCTTCAAGGTCGAGGATGTCGCGATCGAAGGCGAACTCGCCCACTCGGCGTGGACGGCGGCAAGCGGCAATACCCTTGCCTTTCACTTCTGTCCGAAGTGCGGCACGCAGGTCTATGCGCAAAGCTCGGCGCGCCCGCACCTCGCAACCGTGCGCCTCGGCGCTCTCGATGCGGGCCATGGCCTGCACCCGGAAACCGTGATCTGGACGGAAGACGCGCCCGAATGGGCCAGCTTCGACAAGGCTCTGGAAAGCTGGCCCCGCCAGCCGCCCGCTCCCGCGTCTCCGGCGCCGACAGGCTCCTGA
- a CDS encoding MoxR family ATPase: MQRFEGTSSYVATDDLKVAVNAAVLLRRPLLVKGEPGTGKTVLAEQIAASLDAPLITWNVKSTTKAHQGLYEYDAVARLRDGQLGDARVHDINNYIRKGKLWEAFTSPRLPVLLIDEIDKADIEFPNDLLAELDRMAFDVYETGERVAAKDRPIVVITSNNEKDLPDAFLRRCFFYYIRFPDRETMQAIVDVHFPGIQKTLVTRAMEIFYELREVPGLKKKPSTSELLDWLKLLLSEDMPLDVLQNQDPTKAIPPLHGALLKNEQDVMLFERLAFMARRGN, from the coding sequence TTGCAGCGTTTTGAAGGCACCAGCAGCTACGTCGCGACCGATGACCTGAAAGTCGCGGTGAACGCCGCCGTCCTGCTGCGCCGTCCCCTTCTGGTGAAGGGCGAACCGGGCACCGGCAAGACGGTGCTGGCGGAGCAGATCGCCGCCTCCCTCGATGCCCCGCTCATCACCTGGAACGTCAAGTCCACCACCAAGGCCCATCAGGGCCTCTACGAGTACGACGCCGTGGCCCGCCTGCGCGACGGTCAGCTCGGCGATGCGCGCGTCCATGACATCAACAATTATATCCGCAAGGGCAAGCTGTGGGAGGCGTTCACCTCGCCGCGCCTGCCTGTCCTCCTGATCGACGAGATCGACAAGGCCGATATCGAGTTTCCGAACGATCTCCTCGCCGAACTCGATCGAATGGCTTTCGACGTTTACGAGACCGGCGAACGCGTGGCGGCAAAGGACCGCCCCATCGTGGTCATCACCTCGAACAACGAGAAGGACCTGCCCGACGCGTTCCTGCGCCGCTGTTTCTTCTACTACATCCGCTTTCCCGACCGCGAGACGATGCAGGCCATCGTCGATGTCCACTTCCCCGGCATTCAGAAGACCCTCGTCACCCGCGCGATGGAAATCTTCTACGAACTGCGCGAGGTTCCCGGCCTCAAGAAGAAGCCTTCCACCAGCGAGCTGCTGGACTGGCTGAAGCTCCTGCTCAGCGAGGACATGCCGCTCGACGTCCTTCAGAACCAGGACCCGACGAAGGCGATCCCGCCTCTGCACGGAGCCTTGCTCAAGAACGAACAGGACGTCATGCTCTTCGAACGGCTCGCTTTCATGGCGCGCCGGGGAAATTGA